The genome window CCGGCTGCACGTAGAGCTTGGAGAGCATGCCCGGGTCGGTCTGGAACTGCGGCTCCACCTCGATGACCACGCGGTAGGTGTCCGTGGTGGCGTAGACGTTGGATATCTGGCGCGCGCCATAGGCCGACCACAGGGCGGTCTCGATGGCCTTGGCCGAGATGCCGAAGCTGGCGGCCTTGTCGCGGTCGATGTTCAGGCGCACCTGGGGTCCGTCGATCTGCATGTCGGAGTTCACGTCGCGAAGCTGCGGCAGTGTGCGCATCTTCAGTTCCATGTCGCGCGCGGCGGCGTAGAGCTTCTCCACCTCGGGCGAGAGGATGGTGAACTGGTAGAGCGCGCGCGTGCTGCGGCCGCCGATCTGGATGGCCGGGGGGTTGAACATGAAGGCGCGCAGGTTGCTCACCCCGGAGACCGCGCCGCGAAGCTGGTTCAGCACGGAGTCGATGTCGTCCTCGCGTTGCGAGGCGGGCTTCACCAGCGTGAAGAAGGCGGCGTTGTTCATGGAGGTGTTGGGGCCGCCCACGCCCACGATGCCCACCACCTTGTGCACGTTGGGGTTGGGCGAGATGCGCCCGGACACGTCCAGCAGGCGGGTCTTCATGGTCTCGAAGGAGGCGCTCTGCTCGGCCTGGGCGTACCCGAAGATGAAACCGGTGTCCGTGGTGGGGATGAAGCCGGTGGGCACCTTGGTGAAGAGCCACAGCGTCAGCGCGAGAATCCCGAAGCTTGCCATGAGGGTGGCGAAGCGGTGGCGCAGCACGAAGCGCAGGCTCGTTTCGTAGAGCCCCTCCACGAACTTGAACACCTTGCCCGAGTGCCCCACGGAGCCGTGGCGCAGAAACTGGCTGCATAGCATGGGCGTGAACGACAGGGTGACGAATCCGGACACCAGGATGGCGATGGTGATGGTTACGGCCAGTTCGTTCAGGATGCGACCCAGAATGCCCGCCATGAACATGATGGGCACGAACACCACGGCCAGCGAGAGCGTCATGGACACGATGGTGAAGCCAATCTGGCGCGCGCCCTCCAGCGAGGCCATCATGGGCGGCTTTCCCATCTCCATGTGGCGCACGATATTTTCCAGCATGACGATGGCGTCGTCCACGATGAAGCCCACGGCCAGCGTGAGCGCCATGAGCGAGAGGTTATCAAGGGAGAACCCCATCTCCTTCATGATGGCGAACGTGCCGACAAGCGCCGCCGGGAGCGCAAGGCTCGCGATGATGGTGGCCCGGATGTTCTTCAGGAACAGGAACACCACCACGACCACCAGGGACACGGCCAGCCCCATGGTGAGCTTCACGTCCTCCACGGACTCCCGGATGGTCTGGGAGCGGTCGAACATGACCTCGAACTCCACAGACTGGGGAAGCGTTGCCTGGATGGACGGAAGGAGGGCCTTGATGTCGTCCACCACTTTTATGGTGTTGGTGCCGGGCTGGCGCCTGACCGCGATGGTCAGCGAGGGCTGCTGGTTGTGGAAGGAGGCGTTCTTGTCGTTTATCGTGGAGTTCACGGCGGTGCCCACGTCGCTTATACGGATGGGCTTGGAGCCGCGCCAGGCAACTATCTGGTTCAGGTAGTGCTTGGCGTTCATGAGCATGCCCCGGGCCTTGATGGTGAAGAGCTTCACCTGGCCGTAGAGCGAGCCCGTGGGCAGGTTCACGTTCTCGGACTGGATGGCCTCGGCCACCTGGTTGATGGACAGGTTGTAGGCGGCCAGCTTGTCCGGGTCCAGGCGGATACGCGGGGAGTAGGTCTGGTCGCCGTAGATTATCACCTGGGCCACGCCAGAGGACATGGAGATGCGCTGGGACACGAAGGTCTTGGCGAACTCCGTCAGCTTGTACAGCGGCAGCGTGGCCGAGCGCATGCCGATGTACAACACGGGGACGTCGGCGGGGTTCACCTTCTGGTAGGTGGGCGGGTTGGGGAGGTTGGGCGGCAGGTAGCCCGTGGCCGCCGAGATGGCGGTCTGTACGTCGGAGCCCGCGCCGTCGATGTTGCGGTTCAGTTCGAACTGCAAGGTGATGCTGGTCTGGCCCAGGGTGTTCACCGAGTTCATGGAGGTGATGCCGGAAATGGTGGCCAGCTGTTTTTCCAGGGGCGTGGCCACGGAGGAGGCCATGGTCTCCGGGTCCGCGCCGGGCAGGTTGGCGGACACCTGGATGGTGGGGAAGTCGATGGCCGGCATCTCGGACACCGGCAGCGACTTGTAGGCCGTCAGCCCCAAAAAGATCAGGCCGAAGGTGATGAGCGCCGTGGCGATGGGGCGCTTAATGAAGATGTCGGTCATTGAGGCTTACCGGAAGCGCCCTGCTCCGGGGCCGCAGCAGGCTCAGGCTGGCTTTGCTCCTGCCTGATCGTCACCGGGCCGCCCGGAGCCACCTGAATGATCCCGTCGATGATCACGGTCTCGCCCGGAGAAAGCCCTTCAAGCACCACGACGTCCTTCTTGCCCACGTTTCGGCCGGTGACGACCTTTCGCAGCTCGGCCGTGGATTTGTCCGTGACCACGAACACGAAGGAGCCGTCCTGGCGGGTCATCACCGCGTCGTAGGGGATCACGGTGCGGCCCTTGTCCACGGCCAGTGTGGCCACAACGTTCACGAACTGGCCGGGCCACAGGCCCAGGGACTGGTTCCCGAACTGGGCCTGGAGCATGATCATGCCGGTCTGGGGGTCCACGGCGTTGTCGATGGCCGTCAGGGTCCCCCGCTCCTTGAGGTCCTGCTCCTCCTTGGGGACGCGCACAGTGGTCTGGATGGTTTCCTTGCCGTAATAGCGGCGCACCAGGGCGAGTTCCGCTTCGCTGACCGAGAAGCGAACCAGCACGGGCTGGACCTGGTTGATGGTGACCAGCGTGGACTGGTAGGCGCTGACCGTGTTGCCTGGCTTGACCTGCTGATACCCGGTCACTCCGGTTACCGGCGAGAGGATGGTGCAATATTCCAGGTTGATGCGAGCCGTTTCCACTGCCCCCTGGTCGGCCTTGACCTGCTGCCAGCCGGATTCGAAGTCCGTGCGGCGCTGCTCGTATTCGTCCTGGCTGACAACCTGCTGGCGGATGAGGTCCTTGTAGCGCAGGTAGTCGCGCCCGGCCTGTCCGGCCTTGGCCCAGTCGCGGTTCAGCGCGCCCCTGGCCTCGCTTAGCCTGGCCTCGAAGGGCTGCATGTCGAGCCGGGCCAGCAACTGCCCCTCGCGCACCAGCGCCCCTTCCAGGAAATGCAGGGACTGAAGCTTGCCGGTCACCTGGGGCTGCACGGCCACGGTGCGCGCCGCGACCACGTTTCCCACGCCGCTCACGGTGATGGGGGCGTCGCGCTGTTCGGCTTTGACCACACGTACCGGAACCGGGCGAACAGGCGGGGCGTCCTTCTTTTTCTCGCAACCCAGCAGCAGGATGGCCGCCATGACGACAATGAAAACGATTTTCACCACATGCGCCCCAAAGAATTCTGCATTTCCGTTTCTTATCCTTTTTGGCCACATGCGTAAAGCGGAGAGGGTTTTCCCCTCGCGGGACTTGTGCTCCTCTCCCGCCCAAGCTACTAGAGTCACCCAACAGCGCCCCGCATCCTCATATCCGACACGGGCGCGACACCTCAACTTACATCATTACGGCACAGCATGGGCAAGTTTCTCTCGGTTCTTGTGTTACTCATCCTCGCCGGACTTGGCGTCGGCGCTTATTTCTTCACCAGGGACATGACCGCGCCGCAGGTGGTCCTCACACCTGACCGCCCGGCCACCGGCAGCAAGCGCGAGTTCACCGTGACGGCTTCCGACCCCACGTCGGGAATCAAGTCCATCAAGATTTCGGTGCTCCAGGCCCAGAAAGAGACCACCATCGTCCAGAAGAACCTGGAACCCGCACCGCGTGAGCTCGTGGAGAAGTTCAACCTGGATCAGGCAGGACTGCGCGAAGGCCAGTTCGACCTGGTCGTGGTGGTCACGGACAAGTCCGTGTTCAACTTCGGCGCGGGCAACACCACGCGCATCACCAAGACCATGACCCTGGACAACCGCGCCCCGGTGATCTCGGTGCTGTCCCAGGCGCACCACATCAAGCAGGGCGGCGCGTGCGGCGTGGTCTATCAGGTGAACAAGGACGTGGAGCGTTCCGGCGTGGTGGTGGGCGACTACTTCTTCCCCGGCTACAAGCTCGATTCCGGCAACTACGCCTGCGTGTTCGCCTTTCCTTGGAATATGGAGTTCTCCAAGTTCCAGCCCAGGCTCTATGCCGAAGACGCAGCCGGAAACGAGCGGTCCATATCCTTCCGCTACAACGCCAAGCCCACCAAGTTCAAGTTCGACAGCATAAACGTCGGCGACGACTTTTTGCAGTCCAAGATGCCCCAGTTCGAGGCCATGTACCCGGACATCAAGGACCCCGTGCAGATCTACATCAAGGTCAACCGGGACCTGCGCAAGGAAAACGTGGCCAAGCTCTTCGAGTTCGCCAAGAAGACGTCGCCCAAGATGCTCTGGGAGGGTCCCTTCCTGCGCCTGCCCAACGCCGCCCCGCGCGCGGGCTTCGGAGACGGGCGCTCCTACATGTACAAGAACCAGAAGATCGACGAGGAGACCCACCTGGGCGTGGACCTGGCCTCCCTGGAGAACGCCCAGATTCCCGCCGCCAACCACGGCAAGGTCATCTTCACCGGCTTCTTCGGCATCTACGGCAACGCCGTGATCATCGATCACGGCTGGGGGCTTCAGAGCATCTACTCGCACATGAGCCAGATCAGCGTGAAGGAAGGCGACGAGGTGAAGCGCGGGACCATCATCGGCAACACCGGGGCCACCGGCCTGGCCGCAGGCGACCACCTGCACTTCGGCATCGCCCTGCACGGCATAGAGGTCCAGCCCATCGAATGGTGGGACCCGCACTGGATCAAAGACAACATCACCAGCAAGTTCCAGTAGAACCAGCAGGAGGCCCCGCCGCGCAAGCGCCGGGGCCTCTTTCCGTATCCGGCCCCGGCATTCGGATTTGAGGTCCGCAACCCCCATGATCGAGGTGGTGCAGGAGGCACGTTGACCTCCTGGCCGGTCTGGGGCAGATAACGATAAGAGTCCCGAACCCCTTTCCCAAGGAGCCGACATGATCAAAGCACTCGTTGCCTCGCTATTTCTCACCATGCTGGCCGCATCCGCCATGGCCGCCCAGCAGGACGCGGCAATCCCCAATCTGGTCGGCAACTGGATCGCCGGCACAAGTCATCTGCACCACGGCAAGCAGGGTTTCATCAACATCGACGCGGACTCGGCCAAGCTGACCGTCACAGACCAGAAGGGCCGGGTATTTCACGGCGTGGTGGAATGGGCCGGGAAGGCCCCCGGCAAGGACACCTTCTCCGGCGTGATCGACAAGGATAACGTCACCTTCTACATGGCGGGCCACACCGATGCAGTGCGCATCGGCAAGATGGAAGGCCCGGACGCCTTCACGTTCTACTTCCTGCATGCGGGAGGACCGAACCCCCGGGCAGGCTTCGTCGAATACAAGCGCGTGAAAAAATAGCCCAGGCACAATACGAAAGGCCGCCGGAACATGTTCCGGCGGCCTTTGTTTTTCTGATCTTCCGCAAATTTCAAGACATGTTCAGCGAACCATCTCCAGGTTGATGACGATATCCACCGTGTCTCCCAGCACGCCCATCTTCTGGAACTTGCCGTCGCCCACATGGTACTCCAGCATGTTGATGGAGAAGCGCGCCTCGAACCCGGCAACCTGCTTGCCCTGCTCCATGGGAGAAGGCTTGGTCCCCAGATAGGTGAAGGGGAGCTGGATGCGTTTGGTGACGTCCTTAATGGTCAGGTCGCCTTCGGCCAGGTATTCGTTGCCGCCCTTGGAGGTGATGCGCTGGCTGACGAACCACATGCCGGGATATTTGGCCGTTTCGAAAAAGTCCGGGCTCTTCAGGTGTTCGTCGCGCTTGGAGATGCCGGTGTTCACGCTGGCCATGTCCACGCTCACATCGATGGAGCTGCCGCCGAGGTTGGCTGGATCAAAGCGCACCGTTCCGGAATAACTGTCGAAACGCCCCGGAACCTGGGCCAGTATGTGCTTGACGAAGAACATCACCGAGCAGTGCGGCGGGTCGAAGGCCCAGATGGGCGCGGGCTCCGCCTTCGCGCCTGAAGCCGCTAAGGCGCTCCCCGCACCGGAGGCCACAGGCGTCTGAGTCCCTGCGGCCAAAGCCAGGCCTGCAAATCCGACAAATGCCGCAAGCACAGCGAGGCGCAGGACACCTTTCATGATATTCCTTTTATTTGAACAACTTGACATACTGGCCGTAGCCTTCCTTCTCGAGGTCTTCCAGCGGGATGAAGCGTAGCGCCGCCGAGTTCATGCAGTAGCGCAGCCCCGTAGGCTTGGGGCCGTCGTCAAAGACATGCCCCAGGTGCGAGTCCGCCAGCTTGGAGCGCACCTCGATGCGCACCGAGAAGAGCGAGCGGTCCTCCTTGGTGACGATGTTGCCCGGCTCCAGCGGCGCGTAGAAGCTCGGCCAGCCCGTGCCGGAGTCGTACTTCTGGAGTGACGAGAACAGGGGCTCGCCGGACACGATGTCCACGTAGATGCCGGGGCGCTTGTTGTCGTTGTAGGCGTTGTTGAAGGGCGGCTCGGTCCCCTCGTGCTGCGTCACCTTGTATTGAAGCGGGTTAAGCATGGCTTTCAGCTGTTCGTCCGTTGGCTTCACGAAGGGTTTGGGGGACGCTGCCGCGTCGCCTGCCTGCGCGGCTGTCTGGGCCTTCTGGGGTGGCTGCTCCGGGTTCACAGGCTCGGCGGCCCCTTCGCCCCAGGTCTTCTTCAGGAACTGGTCGCGCCCGGAGCCCCAGCGGTAGTAGTTGTAGCGGACGGGATTATTCTTGAAATAGTCCTGGTGGTAATCCTCGGCGGGATAGAAAGACTCGAAGGGCCGGATCTCCGTGACCACGGGCTTTGCGCCGAACACGCCGGATTTTGCCAGCCGCTCCTTGGATTCCTCGGCGATCCTGCGCTGCTCGTCGTCGTGGTAGAAAATCGCGGAACGGTACTGCTTGCCCCGGTCCACGAACTGCCCCCCTGCGTCCGTGGGGTCGATATGCTTCCAGAGAAATTCCACCAGTTGGGAATAGCTCACTTTCCCGGGGTCAAAGAACACCTGGATGGACTCCAGGTGTCCGGTGGCCCCTGCGGAGACTTCCTTGTAGGTCGGGTTGGGCTCCTTGCCGCCGCTGTACCCGGATATGACCCGGATGACGCCGGGCACCTTCTCGAAATCGGACTCGGTGCACCAGAAGCAGCCCCCTGCGAAAGTCGCCACGGACTCCCCGGGGGCCGCCTTGAGGTCCTGGGCGGTCACGGCGGCGGCTCCCTCGCCCATTGGCCAGATGCAGCCCATCGCGACCAGCGTCAAAAACCAACTCGTGCTGCGAACGAATGACGTCATGAATCTCCTCGTGGAAACAGGATACTGCGACCCAATCAGACCGCCATGGCCGTTATCGAATAATCGCGCTCCATGAAGCCCCAGCGGACGGCTTCATCCAGTTCCACCCAGGGGGTGGCCTCGCTGTACCGGGCCACCACGCCGTTGGAATCCACGAAGACGAACCCGCCTCCTCCGTCGTAGTGCTGGATGGTCCCGAGGTTGGTCACCAGCCATTGCCTGGGGGGGATCATGCCGATGACTTCGCCGCTCATGTTGTCGACGACTGGGAGTGATAACCATTCGCGCATGACAAGCCTCCTTATGCCGGTTTTGCCCGCTGCTGGGGAAATTGAATCCTGTCTCCCCATATCACACTGCGAGGCGATGGCAACGCAAAATTATATTTCCGGCGGAACAGATCCCGAAATGACTGGCAGCGAGAAGCGGAAGGCCTGAAAGAGACCGCTGGCCTGCGAGGAACGAAAGCGCGCGCCCTAAAGACAAACCTTGTGATTTCTACGCCTTATAAAACAAGAAAGGGGACCGGATGCGCTTCCGGTCCCCTTCGCGGCGAACATGAAATCAACTCGCAGGCGACCCACCGCAAACAGACAGCGCCTGCATGAGCAGGCGCAGGGCCGACCGGGCAACGCCCTCAAATGTGTATTAATTTCAAGGAAAAACTTCGAAATTATTGCATTTATCCTCGAAGGACGTGTTCATGTGTTTCAAGGACGCGGCACTTGGCAGCCTTGGCCGCGACCACGCGGGTCGATCCAGCGAGGCAACTGCCACCGCCTTACTTTCCCGATCTCTTGGGTCCGCGTCCGCTTCCGGAGGCGCGCCGCCCCTGGCGCTGATCCCCTGCCCGCCCGTTTCGTGCGTCACGTCCGTCGCCCTGGCTAATGCGTGCATCGCGTCCGGTGCGTGCGTCATCACGCCCGTTTCGCCCGTCGCGTCCGGCGCGTGCGTCATCGCGTCCAGTTCGCCCGTCGCGCCCGTCGCCCTGACCGGTGCGTGCATCGCGTCCGGTGCGTGCATCGCGCCGTCCGCCTCCATACGGGGTCTCAGG of Fundidesulfovibrio putealis DSM 16056 contains these proteins:
- a CDS encoding efflux RND transporter permease subunit; translated protein: MTDIFIKRPIATALITFGLIFLGLTAYKSLPVSEMPAIDFPTIQVSANLPGADPETMASSVATPLEKQLATISGITSMNSVNTLGQTSITLQFELNRNIDGAGSDVQTAISAATGYLPPNLPNPPTYQKVNPADVPVLYIGMRSATLPLYKLTEFAKTFVSQRISMSSGVAQVIIYGDQTYSPRIRLDPDKLAAYNLSINQVAEAIQSENVNLPTGSLYGQVKLFTIKARGMLMNAKHYLNQIVAWRGSKPIRISDVGTAVNSTINDKNASFHNQQPSLTIAVRRQPGTNTIKVVDDIKALLPSIQATLPQSVEFEVMFDRSQTIRESVEDVKLTMGLAVSLVVVVVFLFLKNIRATIIASLALPAALVGTFAIMKEMGFSLDNLSLMALTLAVGFIVDDAIVMLENIVRHMEMGKPPMMASLEGARQIGFTIVSMTLSLAVVFVPIMFMAGILGRILNELAVTITIAILVSGFVTLSFTPMLCSQFLRHGSVGHSGKVFKFVEGLYETSLRFVLRHRFATLMASFGILALTLWLFTKVPTGFIPTTDTGFIFGYAQAEQSASFETMKTRLLDVSGRISPNPNVHKVVGIVGVGGPNTSMNNAAFFTLVKPASQREDDIDSVLNQLRGAVSGVSNLRAFMFNPPAIQIGGRSTRALYQFTILSPEVEKLYAAARDMELKMRTLPQLRDVNSDMQIDGPQVRLNIDRDKAASFGISAKAIETALWSAYGARQISNVYATTDTYRVVIEVEPQFQTDPGMLSKLYVQPDLENNKDKNKDKLVPLDNLVEIEETVGPITVNHTGQLTSVTISFNTAPGYSLGQAVRAIEDLAAKELPGEVSHTFEGQATAFKESAASVPFLLLLAIVVIYIILGVLYESFIHPITILSGLPSAALGGLITLLIFGRELDLYGFVGIIMLIGIVKKNAIMVIDFAIESEKTGKSAYDAAFEGCLTRFRPIMMTTVAAIAGIMPIAMAYGAGGGARQPLGLAVAGGLVISQVVTLFLTPVMYTYLDELQNWMKRRYERGEA
- a CDS encoding efflux RND transporter periplasmic adaptor subunit; translation: MKIVFIVVMAAILLLGCEKKKDAPPVRPVPVRVVKAEQRDAPITVSGVGNVVAARTVAVQPQVTGKLQSLHFLEGALVREGQLLARLDMQPFEARLSEARGALNRDWAKAGQAGRDYLRYKDLIRQQVVSQDEYEQRRTDFESGWQQVKADQGAVETARINLEYCTILSPVTGVTGYQQVKPGNTVSAYQSTLVTINQVQPVLVRFSVSEAELALVRRYYGKETIQTTVRVPKEEQDLKERGTLTAIDNAVDPQTGMIMLQAQFGNQSLGLWPGQFVNVVATLAVDKGRTVIPYDAVMTRQDGSFVFVVTDKSTAELRKVVTGRNVGKKDVVVLEGLSPGETVIIDGIIQVAPGGPVTIRQEQSQPEPAAAPEQGASGKPQ
- a CDS encoding M23 family metallopeptidase, coding for MGKFLSVLVLLILAGLGVGAYFFTRDMTAPQVVLTPDRPATGSKREFTVTASDPTSGIKSIKISVLQAQKETTIVQKNLEPAPRELVEKFNLDQAGLREGQFDLVVVVTDKSVFNFGAGNTTRITKTMTLDNRAPVISVLSQAHHIKQGGACGVVYQVNKDVERSGVVVGDYFFPGYKLDSGNYACVFAFPWNMEFSKFQPRLYAEDAAGNERSISFRYNAKPTKFKFDSINVGDDFLQSKMPQFEAMYPDIKDPVQIYIKVNRDLRKENVAKLFEFAKKTSPKMLWEGPFLRLPNAAPRAGFGDGRSYMYKNQKIDEETHLGVDLASLENAQIPAANHGKVIFTGFFGIYGNAVIIDHGWGLQSIYSHMSQISVKEGDEVKRGTIIGNTGATGLAAGDHLHFGIALHGIEVQPIEWWDPHWIKDNITSKFQ
- a CDS encoding YceI family protein; protein product: MKGVLRLAVLAAFVGFAGLALAAGTQTPVASGAGSALAASGAKAEPAPIWAFDPPHCSVMFFVKHILAQVPGRFDSYSGTVRFDPANLGGSSIDVSVDMASVNTGISKRDEHLKSPDFFETAKYPGMWFVSQRITSKGGNEYLAEGDLTIKDVTKRIQLPFTYLGTKPSPMEQGKQVAGFEARFSINMLEYHVGDGKFQKMGVLGDTVDIVINLEMVR
- the msrB gene encoding peptide-methionine (R)-S-oxide reductase MsrB → MTSFVRSTSWFLTLVAMGCIWPMGEGAAAVTAQDLKAAPGESVATFAGGCFWCTESDFEKVPGVIRVISGYSGGKEPNPTYKEVSAGATGHLESIQVFFDPGKVSYSQLVEFLWKHIDPTDAGGQFVDRGKQYRSAIFYHDDEQRRIAEESKERLAKSGVFGAKPVVTEIRPFESFYPAEDYHQDYFKNNPVRYNYYRWGSGRDQFLKKTWGEGAAEPVNPEQPPQKAQTAAQAGDAAASPKPFVKPTDEQLKAMLNPLQYKVTQHEGTEPPFNNAYNDNKRPGIYVDIVSGEPLFSSLQKYDSGTGWPSFYAPLEPGNIVTKEDRSLFSVRIEVRSKLADSHLGHVFDDGPKPTGLRYCMNSAALRFIPLEDLEKEGYGQYVKLFK